GCTCACTATATGAAAGGTGCCACAGTTTGTGAAAGCCTACTCTTTATGAAGACTATACTGAAAAACATAGGAGAGACGATCTACAATGCTGTCATGGATTATCTTGCTAAAAATGGCATTGATCCCCTCGACCTCATATCAATATGCACTGACGGAGCACCGTCTATGGTAAATCCCAGGGTTTTGTTGCCGGTTGGATTGAATTTAATCCTGTCATTCATTGCATTCTCCATCGAGAAAACCTGATAGCAAAAAGaatcagaaataatatattttctgaaacccTAGACTTAATTGCttctgcagtaaaaaaaaaatcaaagatctGCTCATCAAGACAAGCATTTTCAAGAAGCTTGTAAAAGACGACATGCTCGACTGTCTGTTGTATTCCACAGATATACACTAGCTATCAATGGAAAGTTGTCTCGGACGTTTTGTGGCCCTTTTTGATAAAGTCATAGAGTTTCTTCAACAGACTGATCCAGCTATGATAGCATCACTTTCTCAGAAAAAcctgtaattttttatttacatgaaaCCTTTCAAAAACTTAATGATctcaatatttctttacaaaagcAAAACATCAACATTGTACAAGCCAGACACTTGATAAGGGCGTTTGTGAATAAACTTGTTCTTTGGAAACTTCAAATTAAAGTTCATAACTTTCTGCAGTTCATGAACTTAAAAACTGTTGTGGTAGATAacaacttgtacaaatatataatcgGGTATCTATCTTTCCTTCACGAAAACTTCAATATTCGTTTTGAAGATCTTTTGGCTttaaatatctcaatttttaTGGACTCTCTTTACACAATGTCTATGAACGATATACTTGTTCAACCAGAATGCGTTCAGATGGAGCTATGTGAGGCAACGGTAGATGATAATCTGCGCAAATCATCTGAAAACAACTGGGTCAAGGCTTGGTTGAATCATTCTTACAAATATCCAAAGCTGTTTGAACAAGTTGAGCCTTTTATTATAAACTAGCAGTATAGCAAggcgttgcccgggattaagctaggattatgaagtgatcaagtgctttatttcaaaccaaaataagtaacattgacATCAGATTTNNNNNNNNNNtgctttatttcaaaccaaaataagtaacattgacATCAGATTTGCGCtgaatccgttgaaattggttggctgaaaatggtttgctggcaatttgattgtgcgtatgtgcatccgtagatctctaatgaagtaatacgcagaaaagagaagccgtcataagaaaacctTACGTTAAAAATAATATGCACacgattttttttctcaatagaagtaaattccaaagtaaacgtttctagtagacaagtagaagagaacagaagcagcgtattacttcattaaaaatctacggatgcacatacgcacataatagagaaaaatgaaacaattatggacgacttgctccgaaacaccaccgagtggggaacacttctcaaaaataacctgcatttgtttccttcaaaattcctacatgctcgaaatgtacatacatcaaggtatatttgtagaaaatttcacgaaaaaatattcattttcctggaagttaagaagaNNNNNNNNNNttcctacatgctcgaaatgtacatacatcaaggtatatttgtagaaaatttcacgaaaaaatattcattttcctggaagttaagaagaatttaagtggactctgttggaatttccgaaaattgtcccccacccccattccaaaacactttcaccggaaatttttgtatattcggaatctacataataaatactatatgcatagaaaatttaattaacaaatattcatttttctgaaagttatgaccttccaaaatctggggggtacaactctgtagttatgccgtcCTTATTTTCCATCTCTGTATGTTGGTTCAttcaattagaaaataaaaccCAATGACGATGTAATTAGCAACTAGCACATTTGGTTTCttagtttttgtttgcttttttgtttaaattctttaCTTGACTGTTATATTTCTTACGAAGAGTGAAATAAtgttttccatattcttaatctccgtattttcccCGTACAGTGAAAAATAgatggtgaaaagatcaatgtgtgtgtggggagtggATTTCCGAGGctgaaaatgtaaaatgcttttttttcttcttaaacattagatataatttcaaaaacggggttttgtagcatatttctTACGTAGAGAATCtgcattcttaatttttaaattttattatattattttattcattttttctctctcccaattTACAAAATGCCACCTAAGAAAAGAATCTGTCTCGGGCGTCGAACGGCTGCTGCATTGGCACAGAGGGCTAGAAGGGTCAATGAGACTTCTCAAGAAAGTAATTTGCGATTGGCTCAAACCTCTTTGCATGCTTTGAGCAGGAGAGTCACTGAAAGTGACGACGAAAGAGCCATGCAATTACAAAGGAGGAAGTCGTACGACTGTTCGGTGCGTTTTCAAGAAATGAGCTCAGCTCGATCTGCTCGCAATTCAAAAAACGCTGCTGCCACTGCCAATGCAAAGAGCAACTGAAACAGCTGAACAACGAGCAATACACAATTCAAAGaatgctgctgccactgccaaaGCAAGAGCCTCCGAGACTGTCGAACAACGGGCAGCACGCAATTCTAAGaatgctgctgccactgccaatTCAAGAGCCTCCAAGACTGCAAAACCACGAGCAGTCCGAAATTCGCAAAACACTGCTGCCATTACTACTACGCTATCTGCTGAAACTCCTCCACAGAAATATGGTAGGCTACAGAGGAACTTGCTAAGATTCGTCGTGAGAAACAAATTGTGCTAGCTGTTGCATCCTCGGGAATCGCTGCTACGTTATTGCCAGGAGGTAGGACGGCGCACTCGGCATTCAAGCTGTCTTTGGATTTGGTGAGGGCCGAGGTTCCTACTTGCAATATTAGCAAAAATTCAGAGGAAGCTGAAGTTCTTAGACAGTGCCGTCTCATTGTATGGGACGAATGCACAATGGCCAATAAGGGTGCCCTTGAGGCACTGGACCGGTCACTGAAAGATATCAGGGATTCTACAGCTTCTATGGGTGGTGTAACTCTATTGCTTTCAGGAGATTTCCGACAAACCCTTCCTGTCATCCCTAAAGGAACCAGGGCTGATGAAGTGCGTGCATGCCTTAAGTCATTCACGTTGTGGCCCCAGGTTAAGATGTTAAGCCTAAGCACAAACATGCGTGTGCACTTGCTTGGTGATAGCACGTCTGCAGCATTTACTGAAGACATTTTAGCGCTTGGAGAAGGCAAGGTCCCTAGGAATGATAAGGGCGACATATCCATCTCTGAACTGTGCAACACAGTGGACAACCCTTCTGATCTTTTGGAAACAGTGTTCCCCAATCTGGAAAGTAACTATGCAGACATCAATTGGCTCAGTGAAAGAACTATCCTGGCCCCCAAAAATGTAGCTGTCAGTGCTATCAATGACCAGCTCATAAGCCGAATTCCGGGTGAGGAGTGCATCTACAAATCGATTGACCGGACCTGTGACCCCCAAGACATTGTCAATCACCCTATCGAGTTTCTCAACTCATAAGAGCCAGCAGGGCTTCCACCTCACATNNNNNNNNNNNNNNNNNNNNNNNNNNNNNNNNNNNNNNNNNNNNNNNNNNNNNNNNNNNNNNNNNNNNNNNNNNNNNNNNNNNNNNNNNNNNNNNNNNNNNNNNNNNNNNNNNNNNNNNNNNNNNNNNNNNNNNNNNNNNNNNNNNNNNNNNNNNNNNNNNNNNNNNNNNNNNNNNNNNNNNNNNNNNNNNNNNNNNNNNNNNNNNNNNNNNNNNNNNNNNNNNNNNNNNNNNNNNNNNNNNNNNNNNNNNNNNNNNNNNNNNNNNNNNNNNNNNNNNNNNNNNNNNNNNNNNNNNNNNNNNNNNNNNNNNNNNNNNNNNNNNNNNNNNNNNNNNNNNNNNNNNNNNNNNNNNNNNNNNNNNNNNNNNNNNNNNNNNNNNNNNNNNNNNNNNNNNNNNNNNNNNNNNNNNNNNNNNNNNNNNNNNNNNNNNNNNNNNNNNNNNNNNNNNNNNNNNNNNNNNNNNNNNNNNNNNNNNNNNNNNNNNNNNNNNNNNNNNNNNNNNNNNNNNNNNNNNNNNNNNNNNNNNNNNNNNNNNNNNNNNNNNNNNNNNNNNNNNNNNNNNNNNNNNNNNNNNNNNNNNNNNNNNNNNNNNNNNNNNNNNNNNNNNNNNNNNNNNNNNNNNNNNNNNNNNNNNNagatccccaatgcaaacatTCAGATCAACATTCTcttatgcagatctctaatgcaactttaaaaaagcagtcaatgagtggaaataaccaataaactgattccttatgggatttcacaatcaaattgccagcaaaccattttcagccaaccaatttcaacggattcaGCGCAAATCTGATgtcaatgttacttattttgatttgaaataaagcacttgatcacttcataatcctagcttaatcccgggcaacgccttgctatactgctagtatatatatatattatttaaaagagttccaactctgtctgttttttatgttttatttatattcttataaaattaatgtgggatatagaatatggaatatataatataaatagtaaaatgaaatgatgtattgaatgtcttattgaataaatgaaatatggagtattaaatatataaggactaatatactttcctgctttatagCAGATAATTGGCAGTTAGTGACACTACTTGTATTTTCCATTCATGTTTACCACATTAATCACAGTTATGGGAGTGTGGTTAAGCAGCATGGTTCCCAATCAAAAGTTCTTAGGTTCTAGTCTACTGGCTGGTACTTTGGGAGTGGTCATTAAATAATGAGACAATGCTGATAACTGTTTGACCAATTCTACCTACTACAGGACAAAGGGAGCCTTTACATGAGTGCTTGAATTGCTAGAAAatgcagccaaatttctcttaagTGCCCTCACCTGTCTTAATTCTCTCCTAAAGATGACAAAAGAAATTCTACACTTAGTTCTAAAAAGAAGGGTCACAGCTGAGCTGGAATCCATTTGGATTCTGGAATTAAGCAACAACACAACATTTTGTTTATTGCATTGATTAAACTACTATATTGTTCCCACACAACAAGATTTCAATATTGATATTTGCGACTTTGCAGTATGTTATTGGATGTTGATAAAAAGAACTTGATTAAACCATGGGAAAGtatgaatattcataaatttactagttatacaacatacacataacaaGGCTGCGAGGTTACAGAACTGAAATTCATATAACCCACTGACCTGATTGTCAAATGTTctttgtatagtgctttatcataagaattttattgcaAGCCGCTGCAGTAAGAAAAAGAACTCTGGAAGAAGTTCAGGGAATTATTATCTCAAATGTATACAAAGGGCATTTCTCATTGAAGAAAAGGGCAGGCTGTATGACAACTGAGTGCAAAGTGTGAAATTGCTAGTTAGCACATGAGCACCCAATGTAGGGAAAGAGTAAGATTGGAAAATGAGATAACCATTCTCTGCAAAATGTTTAATGTCAACATTATTGAACAATGAAGAACAGAGAAACCAAGAGAAAACGTAAGAATTTGGGCTATCAATTATAGTGACTATGGAAAGAAAACTGGGCTTGTATAGAAATGTGACGCATACAAAGAATGGTAGTTGAGTAAAAAGTGTCAAATGATGCAAAATAAAGGAGCCTGCAGAAGAGGAAGCTCAAAGACATAGGAAGAAGTGAAATCTGATCTCAGAAATCTGATcacaaaaatgatgataaaagaaTCTAAATGGTGAAGCATTTCTGCCCAATCCATAtcagaatggaaaagtggatacaAAAATTACTGGTGTAAGTTCACATGGTAACCATGTGGTTCTTGGTCTGATTCCACTAAATGGCTCATAGGACATGTGTTTTCTACCACAGCCCTGCTTTGATCAATACTTTGTaactgaaatttggtagatgaaagctgTGAGGAGGCCCATTGAGGTGCCCTAGAGTAGAACTAGCAAAGACGAAAATTTGAACAGGATCTTGCTGCCATCTGGAAAGTGGACATGCATCATTTACTGGGAAGTAGTTGGTAAGAATTCCTAATAGTATATCTAGTGTAAAATATGGGTATACAAGAGGTGTTGTAGCATCAGAGAAACACTCTCAGCCTTACTTTGTGAATGAAAACTGTAGTTAACAGTAAGGGCTGCATTGAAATAAATTCTTCCAAATATTCGGAAGGTTCCCtagacatagttgatagcttctgctatgtAAATGACCCAGTTAGCAATAGAAATGGGTGGTCTGAAAGCATGATGGCCAGCGAAAGAAGTGGATGGGAAAAGTTTGGGAAGCTATTAACTCTGCTAGCAATAAAGGTATTTTCcctctaaataaaaaaaaaagcttgcatGGTATTTCCATATAAAGTGAAATGATATGTGGTAGTAAAACATCAGTATTGAATATAAAGGATGTgtaaagactggaaagaaatgatgtaaacatgcatatgatgtttgtgtgcatgaacaATGGACCACAAGCAAGCTGAGAGAAGACAAATCCAggtataagaggaattaaatgtgtGTAAGAGAAAAGACTGAGCTGGCAAGGCCATGTAATGCATGTAAAAGATTACCTTTGTAATCAGATCTTTTAAAATATGTATCTCCAATAGACTGTGCCCTCTAATATAGTATCAGAGACTTTAGAATACCATTACTGACCTAAATGGCTTTACTGTGATATGAttgttatatgtttatttcttcCCAGTTATCTTTCCCTAAACCAAATGACAACACCGCTTAATTATTTGATGAAGGGCAAAGGCCTGAAATATTAAGCTCTTCACTGGGCTTATCAAATTCTTCCATGAAATTTCCTGACTATTGTATTTTCTGgaatacaagttgaatttttcagttcAAAAATTACTGCCAGAAAAAATAGGTTCATTTATAAATCAAGACAACTTTGGAGAATCAAAAATACCATGTGAAATGTTGCAGAATTTGGAAAAATTGTGACAATGGTagaatgtttacattatattctttgttaacttgtatactggaaaatatggtaattgCTGACAACACAGATCAACACCATTTCCTTGGATTCCAAATGTTGTCTTATTTCTCTTCAAGATTAGCTATCAACTGATATTAAGAATAGCTGTTGGTTAATCCATATTTATTCtcttaattataaagatattatcTAAGAGAGCTGGCATGAATACGCTTCAAAAGGGTTTCCTAATATAACCAAGACATCAAGGATGAATTTAATGCTTAATAGAGATCAGGAATTTTACATTCGATTCTTTATCCTTTTTATGGTCACCACTTGACCATTGTTACAAAGTTTGCTATGCATTTACATAGGATTCATGTTCAATCCTATTATAAAACATCATAGATAAAGGTCAACCAACGCAATGTTAAATTTGGCAGACAAAATCAGTAGAAGACTGTTGGAAGCATTTCTGTTCATGTACAGTAGACCTAATCTGACATCCAATTTAATGTAACCACTTGGTTTAGGAGGCCTTTAACAAAATCATGAAAGTACAAGACTGGATTATGTCTTAAACCAGTAGATAACTTCCTTCTTTGAAGAAAccgttacaaatatatattatatgtatacatagagtaatacagttctatatttgagagatgaggaattatgcacattatttacatttgacggatatttgtcctcaccttgtttgttgctaacacaatgttttggctgatataccctccagccttcatcaggtgtcttggggaaatttcaaacaaatgtaaatgtaaataatgtatatatacagggtgcggtgaataaactatcgtctaaattacacaaaaatgaaaataacactgacatctcattttaaaagacATATTcacaccaaaattacataaaaatatcttgaaatactaaagagtaaattcattcaataaaatccccattggcttcaatcacggcctccagacaactttggaatttcttgcaactcttctggctggtctccttgtttaagttggtgaatgatgccataatccttgccttcagttcagcTTTGGTGTTAtaaagagttttgttggtttcttgctcaactgtgccctacaaataataatcaaaggggctGCAGCggggggagttaggtggccagatgttaagggtgatgtggtcacagaaattacctgacagccatgactgggctcTCCTacttgtatggcatggtgcagagtcctgttaccagacacatggtattccagcagccaccttcttaaCCCAGGGCAGC
This region of Octopus bimaculoides isolate UCB-OBI-ISO-001 chromosome 6, ASM119413v2, whole genome shotgun sequence genomic DNA includes:
- the LOC106882911 gene encoding uncharacterized protein LOC106882911, whose translation is MANKGALEALDRSLKDIRDSTASMGGVTLLLSGDFRQTLPVIPKGTRADEVRACLKSFTLWPQVKMLSLSTNMRVHLLGDSTSAAFTEDILALGEGKVPRNDKGDISISELCNTVDNPSDLLETVFPNLESNYADINWLSERTILAPKNVAVSAINDQLISRIPGEECIYKSIDRTCDPQDIVNHPIEFLNS